The following proteins come from a genomic window of Populus alba chromosome 12, ASM523922v2, whole genome shotgun sequence:
- the LOC118037790 gene encoding receptor-like protein 9DC3, protein MPLCLGNFSRMLSVLHLGMNNLQGSIPLTFSKDNSLEYLNLNGNELEGKIPPSIINCTMLKVLDLGNNKIEDIFPYFLETLPELQILVLKSNKLQGFVKGSTAYNSFSKLCIFDISNNNFNGPLPTGYFNKLEAMMVSDQNMIYMNASRGSAIPYRRYFNSISYVYSIEMTWKGVEIEFTKIRSTIRVLDLSNNNFTGGISKVIGKLKALQQLNLSHNSLTGHIQSSFENLTNLESLDLSSNLLTGGIPTQLGGLTFLAILNLSHNQLEGPIPSGEQFNTFDASSFEGNLGLCGSQVLKKCYGDEAPSLPPSSFDEGDDSTLFGEGFGWKAVTMGYGCGFVFGVAMGYVVLRTKKPSWFFRMVEDKWNLQSKKTKKNAGRYGA, encoded by the coding sequence ATGCCATTATGTTTGGGGAACTTCAGCAGAATGCTCTCAGTATTGCATCTCGGCATGAACAATCTTCAAGGCTCTATCCCTTTAACATTTTCAAAGGATAATAGCTTGGAATATCTCAACCTCAATGGAAATGAATTGGAAGGGAAAATACCACCGTCCATCATCAACTGCACAATGTTGAaagttcttgatcttggcaacaATAAGATTGAGGATATATTTCCTTATTTTCTAGAAACGCTTCCAGAGCTGCAAATTCTTGTCCTAAAATCCAATAAACTCCAAGGTTTTGTGAAAGGTTCGACAGCATACAATTCCTTCtctaaattatgtatttttgacatctctaacaataattttaatgggCCATTGCCAACTGGGTATTTCAATAAGCTTGAAGCAATGATGGTCTCAGATCAAAACATGATTTACATGAATGCATCAAGAGGTAGTGCAATACCATACCGAAGATATTTCAATTCCATAAGTTATGTCTATTCCATAGAGATGACATGGAAAGGTGTAGAAATTGAGTTTACAAAGATTCGAAGTACTATCAGAGTActtgatttgtcaaataacaatttcacCGGAGGGATTTCAAAAGTGATAGGAAAGCTTAAAGCACTCCAACAGCTCAACCTTTCTCATAATTCCCTTACAGGTCATATTCAATCATCATTCGAAAATTTGACCAATTTGGAATCATTAGATCTATCTTCAAATTTGCTTACCGGAGGAATTCCAACGCAGCTGGGGGGTCTAACATTTCTTGCAATCCTAAACCTTTCACATAACCAACTCGAGGGGCCCATACCAAGTGGAGAGCAATTCAACACCTTTGATGCAAGCTCATTTGAAGGAAACTTGGGTTTATGTGGATCCCAAGTACTAAAAAAATGTTACGGTGACGAGGCACCATCATTACCGCCATCAAGCTTTGATGAAGGAGATGATTCAACATTGTTTGGAGAAGgatttggatggaaagctgtGACAATGGGGTATGGATGCGGGTTTGTGTTTGGAGTTGCAATGGGATACGTTGTGTTAAGAACAAAAAAGCCTTCATGGTTTTTTAGGATGGTTGAAGATAAATGGAATCTCcagagcaaaaaaacaaagaagaatgctGGCAGATATGGTGCTTGA